The uncultured Ilyobacter sp. genome has a segment encoding these proteins:
- a CDS encoding ferredoxin family protein: protein MTIKIDKKICIGCDRCTRVCPGNLLTLDEDRKSEICDPRECWDCTACMKECPVHAIEMYLFPEVGGSGSTLAVKEEGNAMRWQIKESGKVIEEIKIQKKDSNKF, encoded by the coding sequence ATGACCATAAAAATAGATAAGAAGATATGTATCGGCTGTGACCGGTGCACAAGGGTCTGTCCCGGTAACCTACTGACCCTCGATGAAGACAGAAAATCAGAAATATGTGACCCACGAGAATGCTGGGACTGTACAGCCTGCATGAAAGAGTGCCCTGTCCATGCAATAGAGATGTATCTCTTCCCAGAGGTCGGCGGCAGTGGCAGCACTCTTGCAGTGAAAGAGGAAGGGAATGCTATGAGATGGCAGATAAAAGAAAGTGGAAAGGTTATAGAGGAGATTAAAATACAAAAGAAAGATTCTAACAAGTTTTAG